From Corynebacterium pseudotuberculosis:
TGACCGGGTGGAGGCAGCAAGACAGCTGGCTTTTAAGATTTCTCGTAAGGAATCACAGGTTGAAGACTTAGTGGCATTGCTAAAGGATATTTCAGCAGCAGATGCGATACCAATCATTAGAGCATTTAGTCATTTCGCGCTACTCGCAAACATGGTGGAGGACTTGCACGATGAGTTGGGCAGACTTCAGCGACAGGAAGCCGGTGAACAAGATCCAGATTCAACTTTAGGCGCCACATGGAAAAAGCTGGCGAATGCTGGCATAACAAATGAAAAAGTTTCCAGTTTGCTGAGTAATTTTCAAGTGGCTCCAGTGCTTACTGCTCACCCTACGGAAACCCGTAGACGCACGATCTTCGATGCTCAAGAGCATATGACTACTCTGCTTAAAAAGCGTCATGCGATTCTTAGCTCTGAGACAAATGCGCTGACAACTGCACGGCTTGAAGAAAATACTCGTCATATTCGTAGGTGGCTGACCTTAATATGGCAAACTGCGCTTATCCGTGTAGCCCGTCCTCGGATTGAAGATGAGGTAGAAGTTGGGTTGCGTTATTATGAGCTCTCTTTACTCACTGCGATCCCTGAGATCAATAAGCAAGTGGCTGATCACATCCAGAGAGAATATGGTGTGAACTCCGAAGATGCTTTGCAGTCACTATTGATTAAGCCCGGAAGCTGGATCGGTGGCGATCATGACGGTAACCCGTATGTCACTGCAGGAACTCTGCACTACGCGACAACGCGAGCCGCCGAGACTGTTTTAAAGTTTTATGTACGTGAACTGCATCAACTTGAACACGAGTTATCGTTATCAGACAGACTCACCGATGTTAGCCCGGATCTGCGTAAGCTTGCAGATCTAGGCCATAATGATGTTCCTTCACGGGTAGACGAACCGTATCGTCGTGCCGTCCATGGTGTACGTGGTCGAGTACTTGCCACACTAGCTTCTCGAATCGGCCCAGAAACAGTAGAAGGCTCATGGTATTCCCGCCATGCTGCGTATACTGCACCTGAGCAACTCGCAGCTGATTTGGACATTATCGATGCTTCTTTGCGGAGAACTCACGATGAGCTCATCGCAGATGATCGTCTGCTGCGCATACGGACAGCAGTATCGAGCTTTGGTTTCCATCTTTACTCGATGGATCTGCGTCAAAACTCTGAGAGTTACGAGGACGTGCTTACTGAGCTCTTTGAGCGGGCCCAAGTAACTCCGCACTATCGAAAATTAGATGAGAGCGAAAAAATTAGCGTTTTGATCGCCGAGCTATCCTCGCCAAGGCCTCTCATTCCGCGCGATGGCTTGCCGTACAGCGAGTTAACGCAGCGGGAACTCGATATTATTTTTGAGGCAAAGCAAGCCGTGGATGCCTTTGGAACAATGATGATTCCACACTCTATTATTTCGATGGCAGAATCTGCGAGCGACATTCTCGAGCCAATGGTCCTACTGAAAGAATTTGGATTAATCAAGATTCAAGAAGGCCATCTCACAGGGCATATTGACGTTATACCTCTTTTTGAAACAATCGATGACCTACAAAATGGTGCAAAGATTCTCCAAGATTTGTGGCAGATACCGTTGTATCGCAGTTATTTAGAGCAACGAGGCAATCTCCAGGAAGTGATGCTCGGTTATTCCGATTCCAATAAAGATGGTGGCTACCTTGCCGCAAACTGGGCTTTATATGCGGCAGAAACTGACCTTGTAAACATATGTAAGCAACATGGTATTGCTCTGAGGCTTTTCCACGGGCGTGGTGGCACCGTAGGGCGTGGTGGCGGTCCCTCTTATGAGGCAATTCTCGCTCAGCCACATGGTGCGGTGCAAGGTAGCGTACGCGTCACGGAGCAAGGCGAGATTATCTCGGCAAAATACGGTTCTGCGGGAGCTGCTCGCCGTAATCTGGAGGCTCTGGCCTCAGCCACATTGGAAGCTTCTTTGCTCAAGATCGATCAAGTAGAAGAACAGTATCCTGAGGCCTATGAAATTATGGGCGAAATTTCGCGGTTGAGTCAGAAAAAGTATTCGCGGCTTGCTCATGAAGATCCCGGATTCATTGAATATTTCACGTCATCGACGCCTTTGGAAGAAATAGGGGAGCTCAACATCGGCTCTCGTCCTTCCTCGAGAAAACAGACTAAGAGCATCGATGATTTACGCGCGATTCCCTGGGTGCTTAGTTGGTCGCAGTCACGTGTCATGCTTCCCGGTTGGTATGGAGTAGGCAGTGCTCTACATGAATGGATAGAGAAGGGGTGCGCGCAGACAGCGGAACTATCTCCGGATGAACGTCTCGTGGTTCTGCAAGAGCTTAATTCTTCCTGGCCATTCTTTT
This genomic window contains:
- the ppc gene encoding phosphoenolpyruvate carboxylase, whose product is MSVKATSAGPLSEQLVEDIRFLGALLGEVIKEQEGIAAFDRVEAARQLAFKISRKESQVEDLVALLKDISAADAIPIIRAFSHFALLANMVEDLHDELGRLQRQEAGEQDPDSTLGATWKKLANAGITNEKVSSLLSNFQVAPVLTAHPTETRRRTIFDAQEHMTTLLKKRHAILSSETNALTTARLEENTRHIRRWLTLIWQTALIRVARPRIEDEVEVGLRYYELSLLTAIPEINKQVADHIQREYGVNSEDALQSLLIKPGSWIGGDHDGNPYVTAGTLHYATTRAAETVLKFYVRELHQLEHELSLSDRLTDVSPDLRKLADLGHNDVPSRVDEPYRRAVHGVRGRVLATLASRIGPETVEGSWYSRHAAYTAPEQLAADLDIIDASLRRTHDELIADDRLLRIRTAVSSFGFHLYSMDLRQNSESYEDVLTELFERAQVTPHYRKLDESEKISVLIAELSSPRPLIPRDGLPYSELTQRELDIIFEAKQAVDAFGTMMIPHSIISMAESASDILEPMVLLKEFGLIKIQEGHLTGHIDVIPLFETIDDLQNGAKILQDLWQIPLYRSYLEQRGNLQEVMLGYSDSNKDGGYLAANWALYAAETDLVNICKQHGIALRLFHGRGGTVGRGGGPSYEAILAQPHGAVQGSVRVTEQGEIISAKYGSAGAARRNLEALASATLEASLLKIDQVEEQYPEAYEIMGEISRLSQKKYSRLAHEDPGFIEYFTSSTPLEEIGELNIGSRPSSRKQTKSIDDLRAIPWVLSWSQSRVMLPGWYGVGSALHEWIEKGCAQTAELSPDERLVVLQELNSSWPFFSSVLSNMAQVMSKAEMQLAKLYSGLVADQEAANRIFSDISAEFELTKKMFLKITGFSGLLDDNPMLARSVRSRYPYLLPLNTLQLEMLRRYRKGDDDPKVVHGIRLAMNGLATALRNSG